The Arsenicicoccus dermatophilus genome contains the following window.
GGACGTCTGCCAGGGCCTCGTCACCCGCGTCATGCACGACCACGCCGACCCTCGCGCTCTCGACCACGGAACGACGTCGTGCGAGGGGATGGCGCACGTCGATCGGGACGTAGGCCGCGCCCAGCATCAGGATCCCCAGCACCACAGCGATCTGGCGAGGGGAGCGAGGCACGCAGACCGCCACCCTGCTTCCCCGGCCGACTCCCAGCTCTCCCAGGGCAGCGGCCACGCACCGGGCGCGAGCCTGGAGCTCGGCGTGGCTCCAGGTCACGTCGTCGGCGACGAGGGCCGGAGCGTCCGGCGTGGCCGCGGCAGCCGCCGCCAGCCGCCCGTGCAACGTGCCACCGGGCAGCTCGCGCGCCGTGTCGTTGGCCTGCTCGCGCTCGCGCCGCTGCCACTCGGGGAGACGGACCGGGGAGGGCAGCTCCCAGGCCGAGCCCTGCGTGGACAGCGCCCGAAGCGCCGCCACCAGGCTGGACAGCATGTCCTGGCGCACGGCCGCGTCGATCGCCCCCTCGCGCCCGTCCCAGTGGATGTGCAGACCCTCCGCGTCGTCCATCACCTGGCAGTCGAGCACGGCCTGCGGTGTCTGACTGATGGTGTAGGTGATCGTCCCGGAGGGATCGCGGCCGGCTCCTCCCACCCCGATGGCGCTGGTGAAGACACAGGGCATGGCGGCGTCCTGACGGCCGCGCGCCCGCGCGATCTCACGCATGACCTCCACCCCGCTGAAGGCGCGGTGGTCCAGGTCCTCGAAGAGCCGGGACATCAGCCGCCGCGCCCGGTCGGTGAACGTGCCAGGGTCGTCGTCGACCTCCAGCAGGGTGACGGTGGTGAAGTCGCCCACGACCCCCGCCAGCTCCGGAAGCTCCGCGGGCCGGTCCAGCACCGTCAGGTTCAGGCAGAAGCGGGGCTCGCTCGCCCATCGGGCGAGCACGTCGGCGTAGCACGTCAGCACCACGGCCGTCGGGGTCAGGCCGACGGAACGTGCACGACGAGACAGGGCCAGCCACTCCTCACGGGGCAGGACCGCGCTGAGCCCGCTCCACCGGGGGACCTCCTCGGGGTGCGTCGTGCGTGCGTCGACCAGCGGGAGCACCGGGGCCTTCGGCAAGGAGGGGATCCGCCCCAGCCAGTGCTCCCGCGCACGCCGATGGGCAGGACCGTCACGGCGTCCCCGGTCCCAGAGCACGTAGTCCCGGAACTGGAGAGGAAGCGGCTCGGTCGTCCCCCTGCCGGCATACGTCTCCTCCCACTCCCGCAGCAGGAGCAGCAGGCTCGCCCAGTCGCCCACGAGGAAGTCGAAGGAGACGTGCATCGTGCTCGTGCCGTCACGGTCCCCGATCGACGGCTGGGTGAGCGCGATGCCGAACATCGGCCAGGAGCCGAGCGGGTGGACCGTGTGAGACATCTCCTCCCGGACGGCGAGGAGGTGTCGGGACAGGGTCTCGGGCTCCGCGTCGGCAAGGACGGTGACGGGGACCGGAAGGTCCGGGACCTCGGGCAGCACCTGCTGGTAGCCCGCCGGGTCCACCCGGACGCGAAGCATGTCGTGACGGGCGACCAGCGCCCGCCACGCCGCCACGGCCCGGTCGGCGTCCAGGCGGGGATACTCCACCTCGCAGTAGAGGTGGCAGGCGACCCCGCCGTGCTCGAAGGCCGCGGAACGCCCCATCAGGTAGGCCGACTGCACGTCCGTCAGGGCGAACGGCCGATGGCGTCCACCCTCGTCGGCGCAGGGGAGGGCGGCGGCGCGCAGGGCGGCGACGATCTCGTCCTTGTGCGCCTTCAGCGCGGCCAGGACCTCGGGCGTGACGGTGCCGCCGGGGGCGCGGTATCGCAGTCGTCCCTCGTCCTCCCAGAGCTCGAGGCCCCTCTCGCGACAGGTGTCCAGGAGTGTGCTGATGGTGCTCACGGGCAGACGTCCTCCTCCTCGGGTGTGGGTGAGGCCGCGCCGCGGGCGGCCTCGTGAAGGCGGTCGGTGAGCCTTCTGCGCTCGTCGACGCCAGACGTGGGGGCGGAGTCGGGGAACGCCACCCCCGCGGTGATCGCGTCCCACAGCGAGGCGATCCCCAGCAGTCGCTGCGCGGCGGACCCCGACATCGGTCCGCCCCGGGCAGCACGCATCGCCTGCACCATCTGGGTCGCGATGGCGCGTGGCCACAGCTGGTCCAGCGCCTGGCCGGACGTGAGCGGACCGCTGTCGTAGAGCACCGTGGTGGTGTCCTCGGTCATCAGCGACGCCGCGGACAGGCTCGGGTCCTTGCGCAGCCCCGGCGGCAGGTGCAGCGTGGGGGTCCACAGCACGGGCCCGTGCACGTCGCACAGCGTGAGGGTCCCGGTGCGGGCATGGAGGGAGAGCGAGGGGAGACGGACGTCGTTGTCGGTGTCGGTGTCGTCCAGGACCGTCGCGTACTGGAGACAGACGGGAACCTCGCCGAGGGTGCCGCTCACGACGGAACCGTGTGCGACCTGCAGGTCGACCGGCCGTCCCGCGAGCCCCAGATCCGTCAGGAGACAGGCGAGCGTGTAGGCCGGTTGGACGGACAGATGACCCCCGACGGCGACGGGAGGGTGCTCCTGCAGCAGGGCACGGCCGGCCGCTCGGAAGGCACGGACGGCAGGGAGCCACCGGTAGTGATCCGCGACCGCGACCACGGTGCCGCCGCGCCGCGCCGCACGGACGAGGGCTCGCGCGTCGACCTGCCCGACGGGCAGCTCGTGCAGCACCGGGATCCCTCGCTCCAGCAGTGCCGTCGCCAGGTCGGTGCCCGCTCCGCCGACCCCGCCGGAGCGGACCGCGATGCAGACGAGGTCGGTCTCGTCCGGCACCTGCTCCGGCGACGTCCACAGCCGGACTCCGCATCGGCGGGCAAGGTCCTGGGACCTGGACCCGCCTCGCGCCAGGAGACCGGTCAGCCGCACGTCGGGGAGGGTCTGCGCCGCTGCCACGTACCTCGCACCGAACGTGGATCCTGCCACCACCACGTCGTGGACCTGGTTCACAGCTCTCCCTCCTCCATCTCCGTCTCCGTCCACCGCACGCCCAGCTCGGTGAGGGTCTCGGGTGGGGGCAGGACGCTGCGCAGCACGGTGGTCTGCGAGCCCGGGCACGTCAGCAGCTCCAGCACCCTCGTGGGGTCGAGCGCCTGCGACGCCGCCGAGGCGCCCGGTGCCACGGCTCCCGCCAGCACCTCGACGGCCGCCGCGGCGGCCATGACCCCGGCGAGGGCCGCCTCGCCGGGAGACCTCAGCACGAGCTGCCTCGACCGGGTGCGGGCGCGTATGACGACGTAGGGACGACGACCGGCGGCCATGGCCGTGGTCGCATCACGCAGGCGGACGGCCCCCGCCGCGACCCCGAGCCCCGCCACCAGCCGCAGCAGGTGGGTCATCTCGTCGCCCACCATCGCGCTGTACCACGTCGCTTCGCGAAGCCCGTGGCCCTGGGCGATCTGCTCGCCCTCCGCGTCGAGGAAGGGGAACAGGGTGACGGTCTCGGGGAACTCCGGGAGGGTGACCGCCTCACGACGCTCGACCCCGCCGAGGAGGGGCCGCCCGGACCTCCACCCCGCCAGGGGGCGGACGTCGCCATGGTCCAGCCCCGCCAGGTAGTCCTCCGCACCCGCCAGCGTGAAGGCTCCACGGCCCCCCGCGCAGACCTCCAGCGTCGCCGTGCCGGGGTCGTCGAGCAACGCGGCCCGGGCCACGATCCCGGACACCCCGGGCAGGGCTCCGGCATACATCAGGACACGGCGATCACCAGGCGGCTCCAGGCTCGACACCGTGCGGGCGTCCGCGGGCCCGCCGACCGAGACGAGGTGGGCGCCCGCCCGGCCGACCAGCCGGGCCGTCGTCAGCGCACGCTCGTGCGACGGCCCGGTCGCGTCGATGACCAGGTCGACGTCGCCGGCGAAAGCCGTCAGCCCGCGCGGGTCGTTCACGTCCACGCGTCGCCCTGTCGACGAGGCCGAGCCCAGGACCTCCGGCAGGACCTCCGGACGACGACCCGCCACCAGGAGATCCGCGGTGGGGACGCCGAGCATGATCAGCGAGCGGACGACCCGGCGTCCGATGTCGCCCGCCGCGCCGATCACCCCTATCCTTCCCGCCGTCACAGGACACCCTCCTCCAGGCCGAGAGATCTCTGCGAGGTCGGCACCGGGTGCCGCCCCTCGTCGATGCGCCGGGCGACCGAGACGAGCCGGGGATCGGCGAAGAGGTCACGCATCGTGAGGGTCACCCCGAAGCGGCGCCGGACGAGCGTCAGCAGGCGAGTCGCCGCAAGGCTGTCCCCACCGAGCTCGAAGAAGGAGTCACCGCGGTCGGTCGGCGCCTCCGGCAGCAGCTCGCCCCAGAGGCGAGCAAGCTCGGTCTGCGTGCCCGGCTCGGGCGCACCCGCCGGCGAGCTCGTACCGCGGTGGCGGTCTGTCCTGCCTGCCAGGTCGTCGACGTGAGCGGTCATCACCACGGCCGGTGCAGGCCCGACGCGAACCCAACCCCCGCTGACCCCGGCATCGCGCAGGGCCGTGAGCCAGGTGTCGCGGGGGTGCACCGGGGTGCCGCGGGGTCTCCCCGGGGATCCACGAAACCACCGTCGAGCAGGCCGGCCACCAGGAGACCGAGCCCGCTCATCTCGGTCTGCTCGACCGCGACGAGGAGTCCCTGAGGAGCGAGCATCTCCCGCACCGCACGCGCCGCCTCCGCCGGGTCCGCCCAGCGATGCAGCGCGCCGATCGCCAGGACGACGTCAGCCTCGACCTGCGGGTGCGGGGGCCGTCCGGCGGGGACCTCGACGTGATCGGCTCCGGCCACGTCCATCGCGCGGCGCAGGATGTCGTTGTCCGCACCGACCCCGCCGACGTCCACGACGACGAGCCGACGGTCCGGGAGCTCACGGGCCCGGGCGAGCACCAGGACCGCCAGCTCCTCCCAGAGAGCGGCCAGAGCAGGCTCCTCAGCCATCAGCCGCGACGGTCGCAGGGACGGGACGTCGAGAAGGTCTGCGCTCGGAGCACGACCTGTCAGCACCCGCAGGACGAGATCGCGGTGGGCCGCGAGACGGCGGCCCAGGTCCCGCACCGTGGGATCGGTCACGGCCACCGGAGCAGGACGGTCGGGCCGCGACGTGAGAAGACCACCCACCTCGCGCATCGACCCGCGTGCCACGAGCCAGTCGAACCAGGTGTCACGAAGGAGCGTCAGGTCGTCGGAGCCCCCCATCCGGTGCCACCAGCTCTCCCGCGTGGTGCCTTCCCCGGGCACGTCGTCGAGGCCCAGCCAGTCGTGGACCAGGGTCTCGGCAGCCGACGCCTCCTGCTCCAGACGTGCGCGCCGACGGACCTCGCCGGGGCGGGGGAAGGGCTTCCCCCAGCCCTCGTCCCCGGCCGCCACCAGCTGGCAGACCAGCTCGGTGGCCAGTGGTGGAACGGTCGCGCGGATCCCCACGAGCGGCGCCGCACCGGGCGGCCGTCGCACGACGACCGCCCCGCCTGCTGTCCGTTCCAGCGCCCAGCAGGCCCGCTCCTCGTCGTCGACCAGCGTCCTGGTGTCCTCCCCGGACGCGTCCAGGGCGAGCAGCCGGGCCAGCACGGTCGCGTCCTCGTCAGCGGCCCCGGGACTCACCCGCACCGACTCCCCGCAGGACTGGTGCGACGCAGCCACCATCGCCAGCACCGCCAGGTCCACAGGTCGGCGCCCCATCGCTGCGGTCGCCTCGGCCAGCCCTGCGGCGGACTCCGCGTCGATGACCTCGACGGGCTCGGTCGCAGCTCCCGGCATCGCCGTCGTGGTCTCAGACATCGTCCTGGTCCTCTCGAGCCCTTCGGTCCGGTGCAGGAGGCCCGGCCGCGACCGCGGCCTGGACGACCGCGGCCAGCAGCCGCCCGTCCTGCTGGAGATACATGTGTCCGCCGGAGACCCGCGTCACGCGCAGCGCGCGGTGCGAGAACTCCTGCCATCGACCGACGACGGAGTGGTCGACCTCGGTGTCGTCGTCCGCGACGACGAGGTGCACCTCCTCGACGGCGCCCCCGGAGGGGCGGTACTCCCGCAGGAGGCGGTAGTCGGCGCGGACGGCGGGCAGGAAGAAGTCGCGCAGGGCCTCGTCGGCCCACACCTGCCGGGACGCGGGGTTCTGCCTGACGATGTCCGCGACGATCTCGGTGTCGGTCATGGGGCAGGGGACAGGCACCGTCCCCCGCGGCAACGGAGGGTTCTGCCCGGAGGCGACGAGCACGACACGGGAGTGCCGCTCCGCGCCGGCCAGGGCCAGGGCGGTCTCGTAGGCGACGAAGGCCCCCAGGGAGTGCCCGACCAGCAGGACGGTGGAGTCGTCGGCGTCCGGCCGGGACAGGACCTCGTCCGCCACCTGTCTCGCCAGCGTCTGGATGCTCGATGCCTCCCCGGTGTCCAGCAGGTGGTCCCGCCCCGGATAGGTCACGGCGTCCACCCGATGGTCACGCAGGTGCCCGGCGACGTGCTGATAGGCGCGGGGTGCCCCTCCGGCATAGGGGAACAGGACGACCGAGGACCCGGGTCCGGGGTCCGGCGCGCCGGGTGGCGTCAGGCTCGTCAGCAGCCTCACGGGATCTCCCTCCCGTCGACGGCCCCCGTCACCCGTGCGTAGAAGTCCACGAAAGCAGGCTCCACGAAGGCCGGGTCGAGGATGTCCTCGGGCATGTCCCAGCGGATCTCGATCTCTCCTGCGGGCATGGGCGTCACCTGGCAGTCGATCAGGACCGCGGGCGTGCGGGTATGGGTCCAGACCAGGCGCACCGCACCGCCGGCCAGGGGGCGGGACAGCGGTGCCCCCACCAGGCTGGTGAACACGACGGGATAGCGCTGACGTTCGGTGCTGCGGCCGGGACCGACGCGCCCCGCGCGCTCGATCGACCGGCCGACAGTCTCGTGCGTCTGTCGCAGATCCATGTCCCCGGTGATCTCGCACAGGGCGAGCCGGGTGAACTGCCCCATGGCGTCCGGGGCGTCGATCGGGCGGTGAGCGGTCGGGATGTTGATCGTCACGCCGGGCCGACCGGTCGCCGACGCGAGCGCCTGGGCCAGTCCCCTCAGCACGACGCTGCTCACCGTGACCCCCTTGGACCGGGCGAGCTCGTGGAGCGCGGTCACGGTCTCGGCGGGGAGGACCCGCGCGACGGAGGTGAACCCGACCGGGGTGGAGGGGATGGCAGCGGCAGGGATCCTGGGGGACGGGAGCTGCGAGGTCGACGGCGGGAGGGGGGCCTGTCCGGCATGGCGCCGGAAGACGTCCACGGGCACCGTCTCCGGTCCCAGGTCGGCACCGGTCGCCGATGCCGCCAGGTCAGCCAGGACCAGGGCGATGCTGGTCGAGTCGAGCGCCAGGTAGTTGAAGACCAGGCCCAGCTCGTCCGGTCGGTCCCGCCGGATGACGGCCCGCACCGCCGGGGGGCACGTCGCCTCGACGTCGAGGGTCTGCAACAGCTCGCGGAAGGCCTTGTCGTCCAGGGAGAACGGGACCTCGACGAGCTCGGCCTCGGCGCGGGGGGCGACCCTCTGCCGGAAGTCCTCCGAGCGGACCAGCGAGAGCGCGTCGTGGCGGCGGACGACGGCTGCCAGGGCTCGCCCCCATCGTTCCTGGACCTGAGGATCCTCGCTGGCGAGGACGACGGCTACGCAGGGGTTGGTCCGCACCACGCCCGGGATGCCGTCGGAGCCGAGGGCGTAGGACAGCTGCAGGTCGGTGAGGTCGAAGGCCTCTGACGGGTCGATGCGCTCGACGTCGTCCGTCAGGGGTACGACGTCCCCGACGGGTGCGCAGCGCTCGGCGAAGTCGCCGAACCGTGGGTGTCGGAACACCTTGGCGACGGACACCGCGACTCCGGACGACACCAGGTCCGCGCACAGTCGCGCTGCTCGCAGGGAGTCGCCGCCGAGCTGGAAGAAGTCCGCGTCGTCGGTGACGTCCACCGGCTGGTCCGCGCCGTCGGACAGGACCCGGTGCCACATCCAGCGGCACCACTCGACCAGCCCCGCGGTCTCCAGGGTCAGCCCCTGCGCAGCGGCGTCGTCCTGCCAGGGCGCTGCCTTCCGGGATCCTTGGGGCGGGTCGGTGGCGGGGCCGGGCGCTCCCCTTTCCCGGCAGGCGGCGGCGAAGCCTGCCGCGGTCGGGGCCCGGAAGAGGTCTGCGAGCTCGGCCCCGATGCCCTGGCCACGCAGCACGCTGCACATCCGGGTCGCTGCCAGCGAGTCTCCACCCAGCTCGAAGAAGTTCGACTCCGCCGTCGCGACGACGCCGAGCTGGTCACCCCAGGCAGCCAGGATCGTGGCCAGGTGGACGTCGAGGGTCGAGGGGTCAGCACCGTCCTCGACCGGGAGAGCACCGTCGAGGAGCTGCTCGGCCCAGGAACGATCGGTCTTGCCGTTGGTGGTGACGGGGATCTGCGGGACCGTCACGATGCGGGCAGGGATCATGTATGACGGCACCTGTCCACCGACGTGGCGCACCAGGTCCTCGACGTCGGGCCGCTCCTCGCCCCTCGGGACGACGACCGCCCCGAGCGCCGTGCGCCGGCGGATCGGGACCACCACGGCCTGGGCGACCTGGGGATGGTCGGTGAGCTTGGCCTCGACCTCGCCGCACTCGATGCGGTGACCGCGGATCTTGACCTGGCTGTCTCGGCGGCCGGCGAAGAAGATGAGGCCGTCGCACCACATGCCCAGGTCACCGGTGCGGTACCAACGCTCGCCGGCGGCATCGGTGACGAAGGAGGTGGAGGTCCGTCCCGGGTCGTTGTAGTAGCCGTCGGCCACCCCGAGGCCGCCGATGAGCAGCTCGCCGACGCGTCGGTCGGGAAGGTCTCGGTCGGCGTGGTCCACCACGCGGTACTTCTGTCCGCCCAGGGGGAGCCCGTAGGGCACCGACGGCCAGTGCGGCGGGAGGTCCTCGT
Protein-coding sequences here:
- a CDS encoding amino acid adenylation domain-containing protein, which codes for MSSMQRAYAVGRLPDLPLGAVECLMYIEFRGGTAPVCTLQRAVEQVHRHAALRGVLDVEQGVLRDGDAPAPQVVVHDVAHDPAGCRERIRRDMMRSGIDIGRGRNWSVSVSQGAGDDRVLHTVFSLAALDVAAIGVVLDDLARACQDPGEARDAVPASVAAVRELVTARACPRPRQAPGDGPLLLGGADVLGLSTDVAAGSTVTTLRHHVDELTWSVLERRAEQHGVSLAVLLLTLYERAVRAWSSNPDFCLTVAGLDVRGTEDLVTDRTMAYAHRAFDAPSFTDALDSVACDLRRRLVEQRDAMTEMREAQVAHRVVEPSRFVFTYAVEREVFTSRTLEVLGTPTTWAQTPQSAFDLRLIRVGRNEVEVTADVRDGALPEDVRDGIFALLLKYLDEVVADGAPGDWLLPEQAAVRDAANATPGQPPALLHSGVRDHLAQHGDALAVVESTSGRGITYRELDELALQVAGRVAAVAAPGDLVAVQMSRGIDQVATILGVLYAGCAYLPLGPDAPAARVDRIRKRSGWAALVTDDGGDLADVGAEPLAEPVPVAPEALAYVLFTSGSTGEPKGVAISHRAARNTLDDLRLRHGFTADDVMLAVSGIDFDLSVHDIFGTFAAGARLIMVEDAERRDPFAWSRSVREHGVTVWNTVPMLLEMLLAAAGPLPSLRVLLVSGDWIPLDLPARSRELAPASRFVAMGGATEAAIWSNEYVVESDEDLPPHWPSVPYGLPLGGQKYRVVDHADRDLPDRRVGELLIGGLGVADGYYNDPGRTSTSFVTDAAGERWYRTGDLGMWCDGLIFFAGRRDSQVKIRGHRIECGEVEAKLTDHPQVAQAVVVPIRRRTALGAVVVPRGEERPDVEDLVRHVGGQVPSYMIPARIVTVPQIPVTTNGKTDRSWAEQLLDGALPVEDGADPSTLDVHLATILAAWGDQLGVVATAESNFFELGGDSLAATRMCSVLRGQGIGAELADLFRAPTAAGFAAACRERGAPGPATDPPQGSRKAAPWQDDAAAQGLTLETAGLVEWCRWMWHRVLSDGADQPVDVTDDADFFQLGGDSLRAARLCADLVSSGVAVSVAKVFRHPRFGDFAERCAPVGDVVPLTDDVERIDPSEAFDLTDLQLSYALGSDGIPGVVRTNPCVAVVLASEDPQVQERWGRALAAVVRRHDALSLVRSEDFRQRVAPRAEAELVEVPFSLDDKAFRELLQTLDVEATCPPAVRAVIRRDRPDELGLVFNYLALDSTSIALVLADLAASATGADLGPETVPVDVFRRHAGQAPLPPSTSQLPSPRIPAAAIPSTPVGFTSVARVLPAETVTALHELARSKGVTVSSVVLRGLAQALASATGRPGVTINIPTAHRPIDAPDAMGQFTRLALCEITGDMDLRQTHETVGRSIERAGRVGPGRSTERQRYPVVFTSLVGAPLSRPLAGGAVRLVWTHTRTPAVLIDCQVTPMPAGEIEIRWDMPEDILDPAFVEPAFVDFYARVTGAVDGREIP
- a CDS encoding phosphopantetheine-binding protein, which gives rise to MTAHVDDLAGRTDRHRGTSSPAGAPEPGTQTELARLWGELLPEAPTDRGDSFFELGGDSLAATRLLTLVRRRFGVTLTMRDLFADPRLVSVARRIDEGRHPVPTSQRSLGLEEGVL
- a CDS encoding class I SAM-dependent methyltransferase; amino-acid sequence: MSETTTAMPGAATEPVEVIDAESAAGLAEATAAMGRRPVDLAVLAMVAASHQSCGESVRVSPGAADEDATVLARLLALDASGEDTRTLVDDEERACWALERTAGGAVVVRRPPGAAPLVGIRATVPPLATELVCQLVAAGDEGWGKPFPRPGEVRRRARLEQEASAAETLVHDWLGLDDVPGEGTTRESWWHRMGGSDDLTLLRDTWFDWLVARGSMREVGGLLTSRPDRPAPVAVTDPTVRDLGRRLAAHRDLVLRVLTGRAPSADLLDVPSLRPSRLMAEEPALAALWEELAVLVLARARELPDRRLVVVDVGGVGADNDILRRAMDVAGADHVEVPAGRPPHPQVEADVVLAIGALHRWADPAEAARAVREMLAPQGLLVAVEQTEMSGLGLLVAGLLDGGFVDPRGDPAAPRCTPATPGSRPCAMPGSAGVGFASGLHRPW
- a CDS encoding Gfo/Idh/MocA family oxidoreductase, producing the protein MNQVHDVVVAGSTFGARYVAAAQTLPDVRLTGLLARGGSRSQDLARRCGVRLWTSPEQVPDETDLVCIAVRSGGVGGAGTDLATALLERGIPVLHELPVGQVDARALVRAARRGGTVVAVADHYRWLPAVRAFRAAGRALLQEHPPVAVGGHLSVQPAYTLACLLTDLGLAGRPVDLQVAHGSVVSGTLGEVPVCLQYATVLDDTDTDNDVRLPSLSLHARTGTLTLCDVHGPVLWTPTLHLPPGLRKDPSLSAASLMTEDTTTVLYDSGPLTSGQALDQLWPRAIATQMVQAMRAARGGPMSGSAAQRLLGIASLWDAITAGVAFPDSAPTSGVDERRRLTDRLHEAARGAASPTPEEEDVCP
- a CDS encoding saccharopine dehydrogenase NADP-binding domain-containing protein produces the protein MIGAAGDIGRRVVRSLIMLGVPTADLLVAGRRPEVLPEVLGSASSTGRRVDVNDPRGLTAFAGDVDLVIDATGPSHERALTTARLVGRAGAHLVSVGGPADARTVSSLEPPGDRRVLMYAGALPGVSGIVARAALLDDPGTATLEVCAGGRGAFTLAGAEDYLAGLDHGDVRPLAGWRSGRPLLGGVERREAVTLPEFPETVTLFPFLDAEGEQIAQGHGLREATWYSAMVGDEMTHLLRLVAGLGVAAGAVRLRDATTAMAAGRRPYVVIRARTRSRQLVLRSPGEAALAGVMAAAAAVEVLAGAVAPGASAASQALDPTRVLELLTCPGSQTTVLRSVLPPPETLTELGVRWTETEMEEGEL
- a CDS encoding thioesterase II family protein — encoded protein: MRLLTSLTPPGAPDPGPGSSVVLFPYAGGAPRAYQHVAGHLRDHRVDAVTYPGRDHLLDTGEASSIQTLARQVADEVLSRPDADDSTVLLVGHSLGAFVAYETALALAGAERHSRVVLVASGQNPPLPRGTVPVPCPMTDTEIVADIVRQNPASRQVWADEALRDFFLPAVRADYRLLREYRPSGGAVEEVHLVVADDDTEVDHSVVGRWQEFSHRALRVTRVSGGHMYLQQDGRLLAAVVQAAVAAGPPAPDRRAREDQDDV